A window of the Rhodoluna limnophila genome harbors these coding sequences:
- the dapC gene encoding succinyldiaminopimelate transaminase: MVFDRLPEYPWEQLKPFAAKAALHPGGAVDLSVGSPVDPTPSIIQDALNASSNAPGYPSTGGSPEFKAAVVEWFERRRGVPGLKPEQVMPTIGSKELISWLPLLMGLGPGDVVVQPKVAYTAYVVGAALCGAEIISEDDPAKWPSNAKLIWINSPGNPDGRVLDVAEMKAAVDRARELGALIASDECYAELGWNEWSEKLIPSVLDPRVCGGSHEGVLAVYSLSKQSNMAGYRAAFAVGEASLIKGLVNLRMHSGLNTPGPVQRAMVVALGDEDHVAAEKEIYRERRDILLAAVRDYGFELSDSDAGLYLWATLHEDCWQTVDRMAELGIVVVPGTFYGEHSTEHVRFSITATDDKIAEGARRLRDAIGLKNA; encoded by the coding sequence ATAGTGTTCGATCGACTGCCCGAGTATCCGTGGGAGCAGCTAAAGCCATTCGCGGCCAAAGCAGCTCTTCACCCAGGTGGCGCAGTCGACCTATCTGTTGGATCCCCGGTTGATCCAACTCCATCGATTATTCAAGATGCTCTCAACGCGTCTTCAAACGCACCCGGATACCCTTCAACCGGTGGCTCGCCAGAGTTCAAAGCCGCCGTGGTCGAGTGGTTTGAGCGCCGCCGAGGAGTTCCAGGTCTAAAGCCTGAACAGGTCATGCCGACCATCGGTTCTAAAGAGTTGATTTCTTGGTTGCCGCTGTTGATGGGGCTTGGTCCGGGCGATGTCGTGGTCCAGCCAAAGGTGGCCTACACGGCCTATGTGGTTGGTGCTGCACTATGTGGGGCCGAGATTATTTCTGAGGATGACCCTGCCAAGTGGCCAAGCAACGCAAAGTTAATTTGGATCAACTCTCCGGGCAACCCGGATGGTCGAGTTCTTGACGTTGCCGAGATGAAGGCCGCCGTTGACCGCGCTCGCGAATTGGGTGCCCTGATCGCCAGCGACGAGTGTTATGCCGAGCTGGGCTGGAATGAATGGTCAGAAAAGTTAATCCCATCCGTTCTTGATCCTCGCGTTTGTGGCGGCTCTCACGAAGGTGTTTTGGCTGTTTATTCGCTGAGTAAGCAGTCCAACATGGCGGGCTACCGCGCTGCATTTGCTGTTGGCGAGGCCTCGCTTATCAAAGGCCTAGTAAACCTTCGTATGCATTCCGGCCTCAACACACCAGGCCCGGTTCAGCGTGCCATGGTGGTAGCCCTCGGAGATGAAGACCACGTAGCTGCTGAGAAAGAGATCTATCGAGAGCGCCGCGATATCCTTTTGGCAGCGGTTCGCGATTACGGTTTTGAGCTTTCAGACAGCGACGCTGGCCTGTACCTATGGGCAACCCTTCACGAGGATTGCTGGCAAACCGTTGACCGAATGGCTGAGCTAGGAATCGTCGTGGTTCCAGGAACCTTCTATGGCGAACACAGCACAGAGCACGTTCGTTTTTCTATCACGGCAACCGACGACAAAATCGCTGAGGGAGCGCGCAGGTTGCGCGATGCCATAGGCTTGAAGAACGCCTAA
- the fdxA gene encoding ferredoxin has product MTYVIALPCVDVKDKACIEECPVDCIYEGDRMLYIHPDECVDCGACEPVCPVEAIYYEDDLPSQWSDYYKANVEFFSEIGSPGGAAKVGKLDLDHSVITALPPQGE; this is encoded by the coding sequence ATGACTTATGTAATCGCGCTACCTTGCGTTGACGTCAAGGACAAGGCATGTATTGAAGAGTGCCCAGTCGACTGCATTTACGAGGGTGACCGCATGCTTTACATCCACCCGGATGAGTGTGTTGACTGTGGTGCCTGTGAGCCTGTTTGCCCGGTCGAGGCAATCTACTACGAGGATGACCTGCCATCGCAGTGGTCTGACTACTACAAGGCCAACGTAGAGTTTTTCAGCGAGATTGGTTCACCAGGCGGAGCTGCCAAAGTCGGCAAGCTTGACCTAGACCACTCGGTAATCACCGCCCTTCCGCCACAGGGCGAGTAA
- a CDS encoding PIG-L deacetylase family protein, whose protein sequence is MAKAKFNPKRLFIVHAHPDDESLFTGHVIADTVAKKAEVMVFTLTRGERGKVKLDELRALEGNLQAMGSFRATELREALAAFGNVRHGFAGTRAYLDSGLRINSMGKPAKPRDLDEMALSAAATSVIADDIAKAISDFNPDVVLTYNSRGGFGHPDHKMAFEATSMAIRRIIKQKRGRAPEFWVIAEPRERFDIEIGDAKTALVKKAALEAHASQVAVHAETYSVVPGKEIRYDRPERLRRQTISRFAHWKPFLSSFWALPLGVLFAFAGTMLHQVRANDPAQTQLGLIVALIMTASIALGLRLMRRSRGALYLLTAGLSATIFWLSQRQPGGELFIPGNDIGTFWAFGSIGICAFIILFPRVQPGAWRRSSRGHR, encoded by the coding sequence ATGGCAAAGGCAAAGTTCAATCCAAAACGTCTCTTCATCGTGCATGCGCACCCAGATGACGAAAGCCTCTTCACCGGCCATGTAATTGCAGACACTGTGGCCAAGAAGGCCGAGGTAATGGTTTTCACGCTCACTCGCGGTGAGCGAGGCAAGGTGAAGCTTGATGAGCTTCGCGCCCTCGAAGGTAACCTGCAGGCCATGGGCTCCTTCCGAGCCACCGAATTACGCGAAGCCTTGGCTGCTTTTGGAAATGTGCGCCATGGATTCGCCGGAACTCGCGCCTATCTTGATTCGGGCCTTCGGATTAACTCGATGGGTAAGCCTGCAAAACCTCGAGACCTAGATGAAATGGCGTTGTCTGCCGCAGCAACATCGGTGATTGCCGATGACATCGCCAAGGCAATATCAGATTTCAACCCCGATGTGGTCTTGACCTACAACAGTCGAGGCGGCTTTGGCCACCCGGACCACAAAATGGCATTTGAAGCAACTTCGATGGCTATTCGCCGAATCATCAAGCAGAAACGTGGTCGTGCGCCTGAGTTTTGGGTAATTGCAGAACCGCGTGAGCGCTTTGACATTGAAATCGGTGATGCCAAGACCGCGTTGGTCAAGAAGGCGGCTCTAGAGGCGCACGCTAGCCAGGTCGCAGTACACGCAGAGACATATTCGGTCGTGCCGGGCAAAGAAATCCGTTATGACCGCCCTGAGCGGCTCCGCAGACAGACAATTAGTCGGTTTGCTCACTGGAAGCCATTCCTTTCGTCGTTCTGGGCCCTCCCTCTGGGTGTGCTTTTTGCCTTTGCTGGCACGATGCTTCACCAGGTGCGGGCCAATGACCCAGCTCAAACGCAGCTGGGGCTCATCGTGGCTCTGATCATGACAGCATCGATCGCGCTGGGCCTGCGTCTTATGCGTCGATCCAGGGGAGCCCTGTATTTGCTCACCGCGGGCCTGAGCGCGACTATTTTTTGGCTATCTCAGAGGCAACCCGGCGGGGAGCTCTTCATTCCGGGCAATGACATTGGAACCTTTTGGGCCTTTGGCTCGATCGGAATTTGTGCCTTTATTATTCTTTTTCCCCGTGTTCAACCGGGTGCTTGGCGCAGAAGTTCGCGCGGGCATCGTTAA
- the typA gene encoding translational GTPase TypA: protein MAQATRDDLRNVAIVAHVDHGKTTLVDAMLRQTGSFSDHAAVGERVMDSGDLEREKGITILAKNTAIAYKGDHSNGKEITINVIDTPGHADFGGEVERGLSMVDGVVLLVDASEGPLPQTRFVLRKALEAKLPVILLVNKTDRADARIDEVVEETHDLLLGLASDLHDTVPDLDIDGILELPIIYASGRAGIASLTKPADGTLPEGENLEPLFGAIMQYIPAPQYDDEAPLQAHVTNLDASPFLGRLALLRIFNGTLRKGQQVAWVRQDGTTQNVKITELLKTKALERFPTEEANPGDIVAVAGIEEITIGETLADPNDVRPLPMITVDDPAISMTIGINTSPMAGRVKGAKVTARLVKDRLDKELIGNVSLKVLPTERPDAWEVQGRGELALAILVEQMRREGYELTVGKPQVVTKRIDGKLHEPYEDLTIDVPEEFLGAMTQLLAARKGQMTNMVANATGWTRMEFRVPSRGLIGFRTEFLTQTKGTGIANAISAGYDAWAGDITTRNNGSLVADRAGVVTPFAMIGLQERGSFFVQPTSEVYAGMVIGENSRADDMEVNITKEKKLTNMRASSSDEFQSLTPPRTLSLEECLEFAREDECVEVTPEATRIRKVELDSNLRARLASQRKNASEGK, encoded by the coding sequence ATGGCTCAGGCCACCAGAGATGATTTGCGCAACGTTGCGATTGTTGCCCACGTAGACCACGGTAAGACCACTTTGGTTGATGCCATGCTTCGCCAGACCGGTTCGTTCAGTGACCACGCCGCCGTTGGCGAGCGCGTTATGGACTCGGGTGACCTTGAGCGCGAGAAGGGTATTACCATCCTCGCCAAGAACACCGCGATTGCCTACAAGGGCGACCACTCAAACGGTAAAGAAATCACCATCAACGTAATTGACACCCCGGGTCACGCTGACTTCGGTGGCGAGGTTGAGCGCGGTCTATCAATGGTTGACGGCGTTGTTCTTTTGGTTGACGCGTCTGAAGGCCCATTGCCACAGACCCGATTTGTTCTTCGCAAGGCTCTAGAAGCCAAGCTTCCTGTAATCCTCTTGGTTAACAAGACAGACCGTGCCGATGCTCGCATCGACGAGGTCGTTGAAGAAACCCACGACCTGCTTTTGGGTCTAGCTTCTGACCTCCACGACACCGTTCCAGACCTAGACATCGATGGCATCCTCGAGTTGCCAATCATTTACGCATCAGGACGAGCCGGAATCGCATCGCTAACCAAGCCTGCTGATGGCACCCTGCCTGAGGGTGAAAACCTAGAGCCGCTATTCGGCGCAATCATGCAGTACATTCCTGCACCGCAGTACGACGACGAGGCTCCGCTACAGGCGCACGTCACCAACCTAGATGCTTCTCCGTTCTTGGGTCGTTTGGCGCTGCTACGTATTTTCAACGGCACCCTTCGTAAGGGCCAGCAGGTTGCGTGGGTTCGCCAAGATGGCACTACTCAGAACGTGAAGATCACCGAGCTTCTAAAGACCAAGGCGCTTGAGCGCTTCCCGACCGAAGAAGCCAACCCAGGTGACATCGTTGCTGTTGCGGGTATCGAAGAGATCACCATTGGTGAAACTCTGGCCGACCCGAACGATGTTCGTCCGCTGCCGATGATTACCGTTGACGACCCAGCCATCTCGATGACTATTGGTATCAACACCTCCCCGATGGCCGGTCGTGTTAAGGGTGCAAAGGTTACCGCTCGACTTGTAAAGGACCGCCTTGACAAGGAGCTAATCGGTAACGTTTCGCTGAAGGTTTTGCCTACCGAGCGTCCAGACGCATGGGAAGTTCAGGGTCGTGGAGAGCTTGCACTTGCAATTCTTGTTGAGCAGATGCGTCGCGAAGGCTACGAACTAACCGTTGGTAAGCCGCAGGTAGTTACTAAGCGTATCGACGGCAAATTGCACGAGCCTTACGAAGACCTAACCATCGACGTGCCAGAAGAGTTCTTGGGTGCAATGACCCAGTTGCTTGCTGCCCGCAAGGGTCAGATGACCAACATGGTGGCTAACGCAACCGGCTGGACCCGCATGGAGTTCCGTGTGCCAAGCCGCGGTCTAATCGGTTTCCGCACCGAGTTCCTAACTCAAACCAAGGGAACCGGTATCGCCAACGCGATCTCAGCTGGATACGACGCTTGGGCTGGCGACATCACTACCCGTAACAACGGCTCTCTTGTAGCTGACCGTGCCGGTGTGGTAACTCCGTTTGCAATGATCGGTCTGCAGGAGCGCGGTTCGTTCTTCGTTCAGCCAACCAGCGAGGTTTACGCAGGTATGGTTATCGGCGAGAACTCACGAGCAGACGACATGGAAGTCAACATCACCAAAGAAAAGAAGCTCACCAACATGCGTGCTTCTTCTTCAGATGAGTTCCAGTCACTGACCCCGCCACGCACACTTTCACTTGAGGAGTGTCTAGAGTTTGCTCGCGAAGATGAGTGTGTTGAGGTAACCCCTGAGGCTACCCGCATTCGCAAGGTTGAGCTGGACTCAAACCTTCGTGCTCGTCTAGCCTCGCAGCGCAAGAACGCCAGCGAAGGCAAGTAG